One part of the Acidobacteriota bacterium genome encodes these proteins:
- a CDS encoding Hsp20/alpha crystallin family protein, with amino-acid sequence MRQIDTMLPLDDVKDLADEVQRLFADLDRARPLDRRLQPGVFSPTLDALETADAVEIVADLPGVAIEDIRVLLKDDIVLIVGGKMPSDPGDRTAASFHLVERDFGRFARAVRVGGALDASRASATLGNGELRVRIPKIENRRGRDIIVPVTRAPSA; translated from the coding sequence CAGATCGATACGATGCTGCCGCTTGACGACGTCAAGGATCTGGCCGACGAGGTCCAGCGGTTATTCGCGGATCTGGACCGCGCACGGCCGCTTGATCGGCGTCTGCAGCCCGGCGTGTTCTCACCGACGCTCGACGCGCTGGAGACGGCGGATGCGGTCGAAATCGTCGCCGATTTGCCCGGCGTCGCGATCGAAGATATCCGGGTGCTGCTGAAAGACGATATCGTCCTGATCGTCGGCGGGAAGATGCCGTCGGATCCCGGCGATCGGACCGCCGCGAGTTTTCACCTCGTCGAACGCGACTTCGGCCGCTTCGCGCGCGCCGTTCGCGTGGGGGGCGCGCTCGATGCCAGCCGGGCGTCCGCCACGCTGGGCAATGGCGAACTGCGCGTCCGGATCCCGAAGATCGAAAACCGCCGCGGCCGGGACATCATCGTGCCGGTCACGCGCGCACCAAGCGCATGA